The genomic DNA GGCTAAGTGGCTGCAAAAGAATGTGGCAACACAATAAGATAAAACAAGCTGGGGcaaaatataatgtgttttagtagcagttaatttaatataaaaaattaaatagactGATTTCCCTCGGTAGAATGAAATTAGTTCTACGTGTCAGtgatcaaaatatttttaaagctcAGGTTCAGGGCAGCACAGTGAATATATGGCATCTTTGTAACCTTGACTTTAAGCCTGCTTAAcaccaaacatgtttttaatgattGGTTACTATAGCAACTTTCTCTGGAAAGTTGCAAACCAGCATTTTAAAACCAACTGAGAAAAATTAAGCCACGCCAACTGATAATAAGCCTGGATTTTTCCAGTAAATATGGCTTGTAAAATATCCCTCTGTTGAGGCAGTGTGGGCATAAGAGAATACTGAAAGCAGTAGACAACACAGGCTGTAGTGTTGTGGAGTTCTTGGTGTTGGAGAGTATTTTGGGAGCCCAGCTAGAACAAACTTTCTGTAGTTCTGTCTAAGTAGGCGTTCAGACCAAAAACAGCCCTGTgcttaaaaagaaatacaagggtgggtgtgggtgtgcTGCTTCAGGtaataattattcaaataataatGCTTCAGACAATAAATGCAACCTGGAAAGTCTAGTTTGATTAATGAATCATGGATATATTTAAATCATCAGGCAACAAAACACCGAACCAACGTTTCTAATACTTATTCTGTCAGGAAGGAAGTAATCAGTTTGTTGTATTGTGGTTTCCAAAATATAACCCTGTCCTATTGAGAGTGAAATCAAATGTAGAATGgattttgcatttttcagatAGGGCTGAATGATTCTCATTTCCAttgaaaatatattcaaataatcATGGTGTAATGTTTTGCAGGGATCTGTACCAAACAAAGCATATTTTCATAAGTCTGTAGAATAAGATTTGTTGGCCAGGATGCAGACAGCACCACAGTTCTTAATTCAAAAGatattttgaccacattttgcctttttaaCATATATTGTGCACTTACTGCGATTTCAATATTccacttgttcattttaaattggCAGACAGCGAGcaacctaaaaaataaaataaaaatgaaaactgtaCTTCCCATTTGAATGTGAAATATGTCATGTTTTAGtgcttattaaattaaaattaatttgagtAATGGCAGGATTTTCATcaagtatttcattttaatcatcCATTTAAAGAAGTGAGCAAGATTAAACCTCAAAATTACTTGAATTTGTACTGAAAAACCCAAATCAGAAGATGCTCAAGGTTGTCATATCTACAACTctgagcttgttttttttttcttttctaagaGTCACttgaaaataaagtgtaaaGGAGTCATTTTGGATCAACTTGGGCTTGTCTCTTAACTGTCCTTGGTTTCTTTGAGAGTCTTTGTGTGTAGCTGTGTAAAAGCCAGTGCATAGAAGCATCACAGCAAAGAGACGAGTCCAACCTGCGAGGAGCACGCATCCATAACCAATTATCAGTGTTGTTACCGTGTTTATCGATTTACTCAGAATGTGTCCATGTTACGTTAACTTCAATTACACTGACAAATACCAAGAACCTGCTAATTTGTGGAAAATAGTTTTAATCACGTCAGCTGGTGTGTAAATTATACAATATGCATGGTATTGGAGCCTTGAGGTGTTATAAATGCAATTACAGTTAGGCACCCTAATAATCACTTTTGTAGCTGAATTTCATTGTTCCCAATTAAGCATATATTGCATAAATCCAAGAGGCTGGTTGCTTTAAATGAACCACATTggcttttctctgtttccttGTATCACGTTTCTAGGACAGCCTCTTAAATGTGTTTCCAAAATATATCTTGAACCTAACAGTTAACTTTCCTTTTAAAGCATTGACAAGGATCACATAGGCTAAAATATGATCAGTCCACAGCAGAATAAACAAAAATCTTGCAAAGTATTTAAATACGTCTTCGTAATACCTCAGGAATTCAGCCAAGAATGCAGCTGATTGAATTAACAGAGTTGGAATGGAGAAACTGGAAAAAGTTTAGAAACTATCGCTCTGCtgctaaatgaaaaaaacatttgtcacATGGGTGTGTAAGGTGAGGGGCCCTTTGCTGGGGCAACATCAGTCCGGAGTACTATTATGCAGAGAAGACTAAACCTTAGCCAACGGGAGAAAAGAGGTTAGAAATAGTTAATTTTGTCAGCTCGACACCATGCTGTTTATGCAACAGATAGGCTTCAGACCGAATTTCACTGTGGCGCGCCAAGATGCACTTCAGGTGCTCTTAATTGTCAACAGCCACCTGGCTGCACAATGCTTCCAATGCAACAAAATTAGCAAGAGCAGAGCAAGTAGTCTGCATCCCTTATGTTCTCTCGCTCCAGGCCCTCTACAGACTTGGCAGGAAAAGGCTCTGAAAGTTAAAAAGAACTTTGTACAACACCACAAAAGACACCAACaagttttaatgcagaaaatgtatgtatttaatgtatgttGCATGATCTTGTTCATAACAAATTTCAAATTTCtaatggaataaataaaaatgcaaggACAATTTCCCACTTGTAAATTGTAAATTAGTTTACTGCTCCATTTTACCTTTGTTTAAATGGAGatgtcataaaaataataaaatcattattactttttttttaatcactgtcCTTTAGGGATTCATCTGCCTATTTGTCTTGTTCATCTAATCTCATTTAGcgtccctctgtctgtccgtcccaATGCAATTAAAGCTTTTcctatgtattttaatcttatttcttcgttcattcatcattttttctaatgcagaatgactaaaaacagaacTCTGCCCCTCTTGAAACTACCACAATGAAATACGTTGCTTGCCTGCAATGGCTCTTTAAGCTTTTTTCATGTATTCTCATATCTCCTGCTATCTGTACTGTACACTGTGCAACAAATCAAAGATTATTCCTATACTTGtcgttgttgttatcattattattctaTTGTTATTATCTGGGGTATTTGGTTTTTTTGGATTAAATCATCCACAAAATACTGTTTCTGTTAGTAATATCCTTTGTCTTTACAAACAATGCTGGTGTCTCTCTATCTGTTTAACTGCAGATAGCTTCCGTTACTCCTGTGACATCTGTGGCAAGAAGTATAAATACTACAGCTGCTTCCAGGAGCACCGTGACCTGCATGCGGTTGATGGTAACCAGGAGTTTTTGGACAATTTGCATgacaatttatatttttatttgaaagtcCAAGACTTGATCTGGAAAGCCATTTATAAGTGAACTTCCATTTCACACTGTCCCCTCGCAGCAGAGCCTCCACTTTTTGCCGCAGCACCGAAAGCTGAGTAGCATAGTAAAGAGGAGTACATCAGAGAAATGGAGGGCTTCttttggcagaaaaaaaagaaaaaatacaaatcacaCCATTAAATGAGTAATGGCCTGACTCTAATAATAGTCTGTCTCAGGTAAAGTGCGTTTTAGAATAGCCTAGTTCTCACTTGGAGGTAACTAAAGCACAGTATTTCAGAATTTACTTTCATATTATTTTCCGTCTTGCTAGCACTAAAAAGCACTGTGTCACTCCATGTAAAGTCATGGGTCATAAGGCAGAGAAGGTATATTTATGTAAGTAAAAAGTGCGATGCCCGTACTATTCTTCATTATAAATCAAAACTAAATGTGGGTATGTTGTTCaacttttatattatattatgtgttGCCCTCTTAAAATGAATATGCtctaaatagaatagaatatctttattgtcattgactCATTAAGTGCAACATTAAAAGGGACAACGACATTAAGTGCAACGACATTAAGTGCACTGACAGtgcaagattaaaaataaatttaaaaaagctaaattaataaatatgagCAATATAAGAATGGAGAAAAAttaaacaacaaacataaaaaaagaaaacatcaaacaaatgCATTTGCATAGCTTAATTATCCACGTGAACGTAAAGCTAATTTAGGGACAAAGTATTtaacttttttcacttttagcTTCAACATAAGTCCAGTTCACCATTAAAAAGGAAGAGTAAGCAGAATGAAGCACATGTTCAAAATAACATGTGACCAAGTAGAACGTGAGATGGAGGAAATGTGCAGTCATTAGGTCGGGATCCGTGGATGTCCATGCTGAGACTCTCATATCTCGGAGAGCTCAACTTACATTTAAAGCACGAGTGTTCAGTGAGGAGCTAACTGTCCATTTCTTCCTCCTTTCCCTCCCCCACCTCTCTCAGATCCCTATGAACAGGTAGTGTTACCTGTGGATGGCCTTAAAGAGGAGGAGCCAGTTGAACCCTATCAGAAAATTGGACCAAGTAAGACTGTTGCTGTTGATGCACATTTCTTTTTAGCTAGCTCCACGTGGCAGGACGAGATTAGCAGCTTAGGCAGCAAATTGCAGCTTGTACTTGAGTTTTTACACACGAAGAAATAGATTGGGATAATTATTCACTACATTGtttgaaaatgatttgatttgatttgtcttaggttatatacaggtgcatctcaatgaattagatgtcatggaaaagtccaatatcaccaaccaagtattgagtgcatatagatggacatactcttcagaggtcaacatttccatattaaacatactttttaagaTTGGTCTTTTGTtatgttaaacattttttgagacactgaatgttAGGGCTTCATTAAATGTTTACCATAATcactataattagaagaaattaaatgaattaagacatgaaatgtttcattctgtgtgtaaaaaaataaactttttctacgatattctaatttattgagatgcacctgtagaagTTATTATTGTGGAGGGAAAATCCGACATCTGACATTATTTTTAGGTGCATCCATCATTCGTTTGATTTTTCCTAACATGGCATACATTTGACAGATTGAAGTCCACCAGCGTGTTGGACACAGTTTGTAATGAACAACCTTAAGTCATGGTGATGATCCATGTTAGAAAAATAACACTTAAGCATATGAGCTAACTCCACACTGGAAAGGTTTCAGAACATGAGTCCAAAAGTCCTCGTTCGCAGGGGAAAAAGCACTCGCCCTCCTCCGCAGAGACCGCGGGTTCAACCTACGGCAGCGGGTGTCCCTTCAAACACAATTGGCAGTGTTCGCAGGTGGGAAGCCTGCACTTGTCACTGCACTAATTATTGGGGGGATAGCGTGAACCTCCAAGCACTATGCAGGGAGACccctgtgtttttatgttctctAACACTGAGGAATTGCTAAATGTAAATTTTCAGCCGGGAAAAGATCAGAATCACCAGCTTCTTCGTCTTCTCCACCTCTGATTTTCTGCTACTCCGTATTTAAATAAGACATGACtgaccctttttaaaaaaaaaaaacaaaaaaaaaacaactgaacatAATTTATCCAACAAACATACAGGTTTTAACCATTAACATGGATTTTGATGAAAACCAAAGTTTGATTCTGTGTTTTCTTGTCTACAGAAACTGGGAGCTACGTTTGTGAGTTCTGTGGGAAGCAGTACAAGTATTTCAACCCATACCAGGAGCATGTTGCTCTGCACACACCAATGGGTGAGCCCGTTCACCTGCTGCGTAAAGCAACAATGTGTAGTACTGCCCTATTTCAGTCATTCTCTTTGTTTGTACCAATACAGCCtcttaaaaacatgttgtggAGGAGGTGGCGATATGTCAGCGGTGTAAATTGGAGCATTGAACTGCGGTTAACTCTGTGAATCTGTCTTAATTTAGGCACTTTTGATTTGAAGACATCACGGGTACAGGACTGTGGTAGCATGGATATGAGTAAATTTGGCCACAGCCAAACTGGTAAGATAAAAAGTAAGCATCATTATTTTTCTCCTACATTTTATCCTCAGTAGTTTTGTTGATTGATTGTATGATGATAAGCAAAGTTGACATGCCTCATTAACTCATAATCTGAATGCACACACAGTTGTGCCTGCTCTGCATGGTAACTTCTTGAAATTTTGATTATGAAAGCTCGCTGTTATGCGCCTTTTAGCAGTGCATAGAGCAGTATGTGTTGTAGGGCTGTCCAGAATACTATTTTTGGGGCTTCAAAGCTGCGAGTATTACCCAAAAATATTCCAAGCTCCGGCGGGGCGGGTGTGGGGTGATGAGGGTGATGAGGCAGGCACGCAAAGCAAGTGCTTCGCTACAGTTGCCAGTCACGGGAAATGGTGCAAATATCGTCTCCACCACTCAAGTGGACCAGGATcaggttttgtctttttaaaaagttgttctTGTCACTCCTCCTTTACATGTTTTTCAGTTGTTGTCCATAGACAGCAGGAGCTCCGTTTCTTGCTCTTTATCGGTCTTTTGCTGCTTTTTCGCTGCAGCCGACACAATGTTTCATTCTTCTTCATCAACTGTTGATGCCTCCTTTTGTtcaaaattattattgatgcataataaaataataaataattacatctaaaaatgtataatatttctAACATCATGGGCTATTTGGGAATTTGATGAAATACATATTAtgctaataaaataataaaatgcagaATCCAAATACTGATTTTCAGCTTACAATTATTATAGTATTCTTTATGTTAATTCTATCTCTATTTATGTCATGTACTTCCTTGTTTTAAAGCAATTTGTGTTGCATTTCTTCCAATAAAGTTGTTATACAAATAGTcattactatattattattagtattattatttggaTGTCGATTACCGTGGCAAGGGTAGAAGCTTCAAAGCATTTGGGCCAGCCttaatggggtttttttattaccttttgCTATCACCCAAGTATAACATTGAAGAACTTGAATGCTTGTTAACTGGCTGACAACATGacaaattgttttattgttgggaATTGGTCAGTTAAAAATTGAGCAGATTTTGATGTTGATAAAAGGGAAAACAACCAACATGAGAAACACCTTTTTTCTGtactgttaatatttttttttaatggcagtATGCCTCTTGTCACCCACATGACCACAGAAGTGCAGCCAGTCGGTTTACTATGATATTGGCATCACTGGGTTTGAGGGCAGGGAGCGTCACAATAATATCCCAGTCATAGTGTGAGGGCGTGAGTGAAATTCATAAGAGCATGCCTCACTATGGCTAAAATGTGTTACATGGAGCCATTGGAAAAGGATTAAAGAGAAGAACCTTAAGCGGTTGGATGTACTGTAAGGTTCTGGGTCACCTTGCCACTGTATTTGTAGCAACCCTGCTGGAAACTATTAACCTCCAGTGAATGGTTAATTGCACAATTTAGCTGATGGTatattgaggttttttttcttgttaagagtttttttttaattgcctcAAGCACCATAACACATTAAAATGAtgttgaaaaacattaaaattaaatttaatacaGCCACACGGATTCTTCTATTTCTTACAAAATGTTAGTCTTATTAAAGCTGTTGTCcttttttagagaaaaaaaacaagtaaagttAAAGTAAAATCAAAGCCAAAGATCTGTTTTgaaaaactgttatttaaaaaataaaaaaaatacatttgttttgtttaaacctAACATATTACATTGCAGTTTTTTCCTCCATTTCTtcaccaaaatatttttttccagctgtCGTAAATCATTGATCTTTCTCCCAACTGgtactgtattttgtggtagAAAATCCCCTTCCATCTTTGTGCTAAGAAGCACTCTGCCATAAAGAACTATTTAAAGCATGGCACACACTCACATCTTAGAAGTGGGTCAAAAAGATGGAATGAAGAGGAGGAATTAAAAccatatttaaatgtaatatgaaCATTTGGTCAAGGCTGTTAGCGTGATTGATTTGCATGCTGCAAACTAAAACAGAGATTAATAAACCGCATGTCTTTGACTTTGCTCCATCTAAAATGTTGTGTGGGTTTGTGGCTTGAATTAAGAATATTATCCACATTATTTAGCATGGACATGTCACTGAGAGTTTGTCCTGCGTTTTCACTTACAGACAGTCCATTTAGGCGGAAACTGGAAAGTGCAATTCAGTCTAGTCTGGTTGACACAAACAGTTCGCAGAATTCAAGCGGTGAGTCACTTATTttatgtggatgtgtgtgtgtatttgtgtggaaATGTATCGTTTCTGCTCGAACGCTGAAAGGTATTTTCAGCTCTGCTACAAAGCAGGTATATGTGAGTGTCAGTATAGATAGAAACAGTATTTCTGCAGACAGTGTTTGGCTGCTGATGCCTGGGCTGAAAATTGAGATGGAGTGGGAGTAGATGATGTAAAGGGGTTTGTGTGACCTACCTTGCATCAATTGTTACTATATAAATCTCAAGTCCATGAGCTctttcaatattattattattccactCGTCACCTTGTTGAATTGTCTTTTTTGAGTTGGATGGACTCAAAAACACACTTGTAGTTAAAAGccttgaaaacacattttcttaatCAGATTCTTACtgtgagcattttttttttaaagaaaaagttacAAAAGTCTTTGTTTCCCATTAGacgtttctctctgtttttttcacttaggaaagttgtttgtttgcctgGTGCTAGAATCAATATGTCCCTGTAATAAATGCAGTATCTAAATTGGCTGTATAGAGTTTACATCACCATCAGTCACTGAAATGTCTGTGAGGTCTCATAATCTTTGGCATCAGATCCTAGAACTATAGAATAAATGCTCTTTGATTACAAAGCATGCTTGCCTTTTTAAAGAATACCATTAAACATTAAAGGCACTGACTGAATAAACAGTGATGGAGAATGCCTGTAGTTTTAACTTCCTCCCTATCCTCTTGTCCGCAGGAACTCCGAGCCCTCTGGTGGCCAGCACCTTCGCTACATCCCAGAGTAAGTCTAGCCCCACCTTCCTGCTCAAAACTGCAAACATGCATGCCGCCTCCTTCTCatttcaccctttttttctgGTATGCTTCAATTTCTGTTAATCTGTCATTGTTTGATGCAAATAGTTTCTTTATAATCCATTGtgattaaacagattttatgCAGTCAGCTTCATTATCTCGAGGGAATGTCTGAACAGGATTGTTTACATTAGCCTTATTGTACATCTGCATTGTGTTCAGATATAGCCGTGTCTTGTAACGACAACCAAGCATCAGCTGACTAATACTAAGTTTTCTTTGGTGGACAAAGATCGTAGGGAAtctcattttgaaaatgttttgatttatacatgtaaacattcattttttcattatgttttgtttatgttgccTTTATTAGATTAGACAAATAATGAGGGGGAAAGATGGAGGCATAGAGAGAGGGAATAACATGCCAAAAAAGGCTTTTCAAACCAGGGACATTGCGATTACATTGCGCTTACATTACTCAAACCCCATAAGAACGCCCCAACATCCAGATTTTAAACATTGCTGCAAATTATTTGCAAAACAACCCAGAAcctgcatcacattttttcaGAAATGCCACTTCAAATTGAGTCACTTTGGGCTGCAAAAATCAAAAGCAGCAACGTCTTGGTGGAACTGACTTCCATAGTACAGAAGAGGGATGTTAGAGGCTAGTGGATGGACAGATGCACAGTGTATTCATTTTCTCCTCCAACAAAGAGTCAATGCTCTTCTGGGCCTTGTGATTTTTTAGAACCCTACACTTGTGGTGCCTGTGGCATCCAGTTCCAGTTCTACAACAACCTGCTGGAGCACATGCAGTCCCACGCTGGTGAGTCCACGACTACAAATGCATGTTAAGCTCATCAGGGAAACAAATGCAGAATGTGAACACACCCTCAGTGGCTGCAATGCATGTGACAGTCTGTATGATCTCACACATAATCCTTGTTTATGGAGGTATAGGCATTAAATTCTTAAGAACACAACATTAGAATATTCCAAGGATTATATTGTTGTAATCAGGGTTGTTGCAGATCTGGTACTGAAGCTGCTGgttttatacagttttatgtttttgttccaAAAGCTTTAGTGTGTCATAAGTAACCACCTATATACATAGACAGCAGTGCATTATCTTCTGATTATTTTGTCAATTAATGAATCTCTTagtacataaaaatacacaaactgtcagaaaaaaaacaccaatttcaAGCAACCAAATGTCACCACTACAAAAATATATCGTCttgcaaacaaaataaaacaaaaatatttcctGTAGGATGAAAAACAAGAATAGGAAGAAAATATCCTCATTTAAGAAGCTGTAACCAccaaatgtttggcattttttctTGATGAATGACTTGAGTGCAGTTTGTTTACCCTCTTATGCATTAATCATGTTGCCTGTCCTTGTATGCAGTTAGTAATTTAAGACTGTCCAGATGATGACTTTATAATTCTGTCTTCTGGGCTTCACCAatggaaataaaacacatttacactaGATGATAGTTCATGAGGATTTCTTGCTGTTAGGCATTGCCTTTAGCTCTTTTCTTTTGGAATAATTGCTGTGATACAGACACACCCTGCAAAATTAGTGGCTGATGTTATGTTAGTTTACcgaataaatgataaaattctTTTTGTAAACTTGGTCGGCTGGTTTTGAAGGCACATTTTGTTAGGGAGGATacaatgtatttttgtcttttcttttgctgacagttgttttgtttgtttatttttgtttcatacttttattctttacattttcctcCACTGAAAAGACTTATAATATACACGTTCCCCATTAAAACCATTCAGTATTGTTGCCTCTGCCTGATGTTCCATGTCTGTGTCTCCTCAGCTGACAATGAGAACCACACCAAAGGGGACTCTCCCAAAACCTCCTCAGCCTCCGCTCCTCAAGAGCCGCTGTGGAGAGGCTCTCAGGCTCAGGCCCATTCCTCAGTTAAACTACAAATCCAGCCTCAAAGTATCTCCCAGAGAAACCACACACTCAGCCGTAAGTACTGCAATCAACTTTATTCATTACACTCACTGTATATAAGGGGCTATGAAAGGCTTCATACCCCCACTTGACTTTTTCCTGAGCTATATTGTTAGAAAATTGttgaaatattaattattgtaaagccTCAGGTGGCCCACGAGTTAAGAAGTATACCATATCACTGCAACTGGTTCGATTTCTGCTAGGAGCTTTGTTGcatgcacctcctcctctctgtcaaaTACAggcaaaactaaacaaaaagatttttttgcTGTTGCGCTAGAGCAATAAAATATCTTTCTCATGTGAATAAAACATAAGTAATGGAAGTATAGCCTCTAAATTCTCCCTAAGTTGAAAGTGAACATGGTGTGTAAAACAAAGCCAGGTTTGTTCCCATGTCACTGCCATATCCCTTATTCTCTATGATTCTGTTTCCTTGGTGTGTTTTCTGCCAGTGTATcaacttaaaaagacataagcactaattatatttgtcatgttttacTTATCCATCTATCTGCTCTCTGTGCTGGCAGAGAATAATGGACTACCTGAGAAGGAACGACAGCAGGTGGCTGAGCGCCTCTTACGGGTAATGTGCTCAGATCTGAGCATGCTAAGCGTGCTCAACAGCAAGGACTTCCTGAAGTTGGCACAGACCCTAGTGGATACGGGTGCTCGTCATGGTGCCTACTCCACCCGTGATGCTTTTGGCAACATGAGTGCCTTGGCACTGCGCCAGCTGCCCCGCATGTATaatcaagtcaaagtcaaagtcacttGTGCTCTTGGCTCCAACGCTTCCCTTGGCATCGCCGTCACCTGCCACTCCCAGACTTCAGGCCCAGATGCCTGCTACGTTCTCACCGCCTATCAGGTGGAGGGCTCGAGACTGAAGCGATACGTGCTCGGTGTGAGGGAGGCCGAGCTGAGAGAGGGGCCCGAGCAGGTTCACCACTGGGTGCAGAATGTGCTGTCTGAGTTTGTGATGTCAGACATTCGCACCGTGTATGTCTCGGAGCCCAAAGTGTGGGCGGCCGGATTCGCGGGATCGCCACTCGGTGGTGGGCGGGGCAGGATATGCTTGCGGTGCGCGGGGTGTTCACTCGGTGCAGTCGTCCAGGCTGTCCTCGGGAAGCGCAGCCTCCAGGCTCGAGGTCTTCATGAGCTGGTTGAGCTTCTCTCCACATGCCGAGACATCGCCTCCTCCACCACCCTGTCCCTTCGCGACGAGCAGAGCAACAACACATCCACAAGCACAACCGAGGAAGGCACACAGGGCAGCCCTGCACAATGCCCCACCCCTCCTTGCTGGGATCGTACGGCTGAAGCTCTTCTGCAGGTCCACGCCCACTTTGAACAGATCTGTGAGGCCTATGGACGCAGCAAGACCACGGCTCCACTCCTCCAAGGTCTCAACAAGCATCTGCTAAGTACGCTGGCTTGTCTGCTGGCACCTCTGCGTCTTGCAGCTCTGGAGCTGAGCAGCCATAGGAGACCAACCCTACAGCAAGTGCTGCCCGTCTACCTGCGATTGGAGAAGTTTTTCACATCCAAAGCTGGAGAGGCTGGAACTGGCACGGCTAGCAAACTCTGCCACTATTTCCTAGAAGCACTTAAAGAAAATTTCAAGGTACTGAACTGGTATtgcttacattaataaacattttgctataaaaaatgtgataatatTCCTCTTAAATTCAAAAATTCTGTAACGTATAGCAACATGTATTATTGAAATCTACCATTCCTggtagattagattcaactgtgCCTTACTAAAATTTTAGTGTTCAAAGCAGGAACAATTTATAAATGAGTAAACAAGATTAATGATCTGACCAGACATTTGATGCCAACTTGACTGACTGTATGAAAAAAGCTTtgttatacagtagtgttcaaaataatagcagtccaatgtgactaaccagattaatccaggtttttagtatattttttattgcaacatggcaaacaaggtaccagtaggtgcagtagattctcagaaaaccaacaagacccagcatttgtgatatgcagctcttaaggctgtgcaattgggcaattagttgaaaggggtgtgttcaaaaatatagcagtgtctgccattgacttaacaaactcaaaactattttgtacaaacttttttgtttctaggaaaGTTtcttggaaccaagattttgctggtttactagtgtatttggggtcattgtcttgttgaaacacccatttcaagggcatgtcctcttcagcattcACACCTgtgttttcacaaaattgatgacctcactgattgaatgccacactgctatatttttgaacacacccctttcaactaattgcccaattgcacagccttaagagcgtgcatatcacgaatgctgggtcttgttggttttctgagaatctactgcacctactggtaccttgtttgccatgtagcaataaaaaatatactaaaaacctggattaatctggttagtcacattggactgctattattttgaacactactgtatgaaTGTAAATGAGATATTGGTCAGGAAGTCTGACAGTCGTCTGAAATGTCTCTTTCTAGGTTGAGCGAGCCCACCAGGTAGCGATGGTCCTGGACCCACAGCTCAAGCTGCGTTCAGTGCCGGCCTATCAGCATGAAGATATAATCTCCCGTGCATGCGAAATGGCTGCGGAAACCAGAGATGGAGGTATGACCGGTGGCGGTGGTTCAGGCGGTGAAGAGCGGGACACCGACG from Centropristis striata isolate RG_2023a ecotype Rhode Island chromosome 19, C.striata_1.0, whole genome shotgun sequence includes the following:
- the znf618 gene encoding zinc finger protein 618 isoform X3; protein product: MSAQEAPNPGKEQVDGGSAATDGPLPTIVPKTKSISPPPVTVKKEPGISETSNGKVGEANPAEICVVIGGNDGGASGGGSRRAQTEGMFALGTPPPTKSTDSCIGSYVCGVCGKKYKYYNCFQTHVRAHRESDSMVADGLPQTANNSFRYSCDICGKKYKYYSCFQEHRDLHAVDDPYEQVVLPVDGLKEEEPVEPYQKIGPREKALALLRRDRGFNLRQRVSLQTQLAVFAETGSYVCEFCGKQYKYFNPYQEHVALHTPMGTFDLKTSRVQDCGSMDMSKFGHSQTGKIKNSPFRRKLESAIQSSLVDTNSSQNSSGTPSPLVASTFATSQKPYTCGACGIQFQFYNNLLEHMQSHAADNENHTKGDSPKTSSASAPQEPLWRGSQAQAHSSVKLQIQPQSISQRNHTLSQNNGLPEKERQQVAERLLRVMCSDLSMLSVLNSKDFLKLAQTLVDTGARHGAYSTRDAFGNMSALALRQLPRMYNQVKVKVTCALGSNASLGIAVTCHSQTSGPDACYVLTAYQVEGSRLKRYVLGVREAELREGPEQVHHWVQNVLSEFVMSDIRTVYVSEPKVWAAGFAGSPLGGGRGRICLRCAGCSLGAVVQAVLGKRSLQARGLHELVELLSTCRDIASSTTLSLRDEQSNNTSTSTTEEGTQGSPAQCPTPPCWDRTAEALLQVHAHFEQICEAYGRSKTTAPLLQGLNKHLLSTLACLLAPLRLAALELSSHRRPTLQQVLPVYLRLEKFFTSKAGEAGTGTASKLCHYFLEALKENFKVERAHQVAMVLDPQLKLRSVPAYQHEDIISRACEMAAETRDGGMTGGGGSGGEERDTDGPPTPKISRVEGAGNNGSTSRGSSSYSVSGNDDGQSQVRQEIFQYLAEPLLHGTPDLFQYWSSVVNEKFPKLCRLAMWLLAVPAVGIRNECVTVCEQSLAMKRRQQVTAEEMNKLIFLRSNMG
- the znf618 gene encoding zinc finger protein 618 isoform X4, producing MSAQEAPNPGKEQVDGGSAATDGPLPTIVPKTKSISPPPVTVKKEPGISETSNGKVGEANPAEICVVIGGNDGGASGGGSRRAQTEGSYVCGVCGKKYKYYNCFQTHVRAHRESDSMVADGLPQTANILSPHCSRLPIGDILIPDSFRYSCDICGKKYKYYSCFQEHRDLHAVDDPYEQVVLPVDGLKEEEPVEPYQKIGPREKALALLRRDRGFNLRQRVSLQTQLAVFAETGSYVCEFCGKQYKYFNPYQEHVALHTPMGTFDLKTSRVQDCGSMDMSKFGHSQTGKIKNSPFRRKLESAIQSSLVDTNSSQNSSGTPSPLVASTFATSQKPYTCGACGIQFQFYNNLLEHMQSHAADNENHTKGDSPKTSSASAPQEPLWRGSQAQAHSSVKLQIQPQSISQRNHTLSQNNGLPEKERQQVAERLLRVMCSDLSMLSVLNSKDFLKLAQTLVDTGARHGAYSTRDAFGNMSALALRQLPRMYNQVKVKVTCALGSNASLGIAVTCHSQTSGPDACYVLTAYQVEGSRLKRYVLGVREAELREGPEQVHHWVQNVLSEFVMSDIRTVYVSEPKVWAAGFAGSPLGGGRGRICLRCAGCSLGAVVQAVLGKRSLQARGLHELVELLSTCRDIASSTTLSLRDEQSNNTSTSTTEEGTQGSPAQCPTPPCWDRTAEALLQVHAHFEQICEAYGRSKTTAPLLQGLNKHLLSTLACLLAPLRLAALELSSHRRPTLQQVLPVYLRLEKFFTSKAGEAGTGTASKLCHYFLEALKENFKVERAHQVAMVLDPQLKLRSVPAYQHEDIISRACEMAAETRDGGMTGGGGSGGEERDTDGPPTPKISRVEGAGNNGSTSRGSSSYSVSGNDDGQSQVRQEIFQYLAEPLLHGTPDLFQYWSSVVNEKFPKLCRLAMWLLAVPAVGIRNECVTVCEQSLAMKRRQQVTAEEMNKLIFLRSNMG